A genomic window from Actinomycetaceae bacterium MB13-C1-2 includes:
- a CDS encoding sugar ABC transporter permease, whose amino-acid sequence MSRSPASENQESKKRAKTKQRKETLAALPWLTPTLLLIVGVVLMPAALLIYYSFVKFNRYGIAQGFTGLDNYVGKAGALTFPGVPIQRIFLNTVIWVIVVVAITVLLSLALAQFLNKDFRYRKLIRLFVILPWASSVVMTTTVFNYGLQTDVGLFNRLLVDTGILEKAYGFTKDPQSAFWVAVFVAIYVSLPFTTYTILAGLQAVPQDAMEAAHVDGAGPWQRYWHIVLPSLRPAIAVAALINIINVFNSLPILKILNETPGYNAGQITTTLVFEYKTQLGPGVASALSVLNFMFCLVIVAIYLYVVKPTKEVDA is encoded by the coding sequence ATGTCAAGATCCCCGGCTAGTGAAAATCAAGAGTCTAAGAAGAGGGCGAAAACAAAACAACGAAAGGAAACGTTAGCTGCTCTTCCCTGGCTCACCCCGACCCTACTGCTAATCGTTGGCGTCGTCTTGATGCCAGCGGCCCTGCTCATCTATTACTCGTTTGTAAAGTTCAACCGATACGGAATCGCCCAAGGATTTACTGGTCTAGACAACTATGTTGGTAAAGCCGGAGCGCTGACATTCCCCGGCGTTCCGATCCAGAGGATTTTTCTCAACACGGTCATCTGGGTAATCGTGGTTGTCGCTATCACGGTCCTGTTGTCACTCGCGCTGGCACAGTTTCTCAACAAGGATTTTCGGTACCGAAAGTTGATTCGGCTATTCGTTATCCTTCCCTGGGCAAGTTCGGTGGTTATGACAACGACTGTCTTCAACTACGGGCTGCAGACAGACGTAGGTCTGTTCAACCGACTGTTGGTAGACACCGGAATACTGGAAAAAGCCTACGGATTCACCAAAGACCCCCAGTCAGCGTTCTGGGTTGCAGTTTTTGTCGCGATCTATGTCTCGCTTCCCTTCACCACATACACGATTCTTGCTGGTCTTCAGGCGGTGCCCCAGGACGCCATGGAGGCGGCTCATGTTGACGGAGCAGGACCATGGCAGAGGTATTGGCACATTGTGCTTCCATCACTGCGGCCAGCCATCGCTGTCGCAGCACTGATAAACATCATTAATGTTTTCAACTCGCTACCAATTCTGAAAATACTTAATGAGACTCCGGGCTACAACGCCGGCCAGATTACGACGACTTTGGTATTCGAGTACAAAACTCAGCTGGGCCCTGGCGTCGCCAGTGCGTTGTCGGTACTGAACTTCATGTTCTGTCTGGTTATCGTTGCGATCTATCTCTATGTGGTCAAGCCAACGAAGGAGGTTGATGCGTGA
- a CDS encoding carbohydrate ABC transporter permease — translation MSNKTEKKTKYRGTSPINRPPNPWLTALGSILIVVFFSFPYALMVITSLKTQADVRKIPPEFFPSNPQFSNYLTVWGSNVQPGKSLLATAVIAFGATIVVLLVATPAAYYVARFRFRGRLIFLLLVLTTQMLQPTVLAVGLYQQFSGWQGYAVWGALILINGAFNLSFAIWMMQAFFSSIPKEIDEAALLDGLGRMQTMFKISLPLVWPGIVTAIVFVFVNTWNEYAAAFILVQDPDLQPLTVSMPRFLGLYIKDWQYLFTTAVIAIVPVVILFAMIEKKLIGGLAAGGIK, via the coding sequence ATGTCGAACAAAACAGAGAAGAAGACCAAATACAGGGGCACCAGTCCGATCAATCGGCCTCCAAACCCCTGGCTGACGGCACTAGGTTCAATCCTGATTGTCGTCTTTTTCAGCTTCCCATATGCGCTGATGGTGATCACGTCACTGAAAACCCAGGCGGACGTGCGAAAGATTCCACCAGAGTTCTTTCCATCGAACCCCCAGTTTTCTAACTACCTAACGGTCTGGGGTTCAAACGTCCAACCCGGCAAGTCGCTGCTGGCAACCGCAGTCATTGCGTTTGGGGCGACAATCGTGGTTCTGTTGGTTGCGACCCCGGCGGCGTATTACGTGGCGCGTTTTCGGTTTCGAGGAAGACTAATCTTCCTACTCCTGGTGCTGACCACGCAGATGCTACAGCCGACGGTTTTGGCTGTTGGGCTGTATCAGCAGTTCTCAGGTTGGCAGGGATATGCGGTTTGGGGTGCCTTGATCTTGATCAATGGTGCATTCAACCTTTCCTTTGCCATCTGGATGATGCAGGCGTTCTTTTCATCGATTCCGAAGGAGATTGACGAGGCGGCGCTTCTTGATGGGTTGGGTCGAATGCAGACCATGTTCAAGATTTCTCTTCCGCTAGTGTGGCCGGGAATCGTCACCGCGATCGTGTTCGTCTTTGTGAACACTTGGAATGAGTATGCGGCCGCGTTCATCCTGGTTCAGGACCCGGACCTTCAGCCGCTTACAGTATCGATGCCGAGATTCCTTGGTCTCTACATCAAGGACTGGCAGTACCTCTTCACCACTGCCGTTATCGCGATTGTGCCTGTTGTCATTCTGTTCGCCATGATTGAGAAGAAGCTGATCGGGGGCCTGGCCGCTGGGGGGATCAAGTAG
- a CDS encoding extracellular solute-binding protein, with protein MKRITALSAVAVAGALLLSACGGGGSNTTESGKDTTTPEEGATGDSLKTSISILAPSYSESSKSDWEAIIAEFNKSYPDVEVNLQIEGWDDFSSKVQARIQAKDYPDILNDNTFSAAAEGGLLYPIDEVLSPEVMSAIEPALLKNGLGADGTQWAAPDVASSRLLAYNTKLLEEAGVSEVPTTWDGLMDAAKKVQALGGDTYGYGLPLGREEAQVESSLWLWGAGGDWDVDGNLVADQPTVVEAFTQMKAMIDADAVQPDPGATNRQQAADLFNNGKLGMMVSHSGLLGVTRSDFPDVEFALAPVPSKEGEPVAIGVTDFILAFDNGDADKKAATSAFLDLLYSDALYETWYQGTGLLPVTKSMIEKGKANDADNATFYDALEYVKFLPVGNPQWDSLQAALQGTAGSIQSDGPESVVQSIQAQLDAGM; from the coding sequence GTGAAGAGAATTACTGCACTCAGCGCGGTCGCGGTTGCGGGCGCGCTTTTGCTAAGTGCTTGCGGTGGTGGCGGCTCCAACACCACCGAGAGTGGCAAAGACACGACGACCCCGGAAGAGGGTGCCACTGGCGATAGTCTCAAGACCTCCATCTCGATTCTTGCGCCCTCCTACTCTGAATCGTCAAAGAGCGATTGGGAGGCGATCATTGCTGAATTCAACAAGAGCTACCCCGATGTCGAGGTAAACCTGCAGATTGAAGGATGGGACGACTTCTCATCCAAGGTCCAGGCTCGAATCCAGGCGAAAGACTATCCGGACATCCTAAATGACAACACTTTCTCCGCTGCGGCCGAGGGGGGACTGCTCTATCCGATCGATGAAGTTCTTAGTCCCGAGGTAATGTCGGCAATCGAGCCCGCGCTGCTAAAGAACGGTCTGGGCGCCGACGGCACACAGTGGGCCGCGCCCGATGTGGCGTCCTCACGTCTACTCGCATACAACACGAAACTCCTTGAAGAGGCTGGAGTATCGGAAGTTCCAACGACGTGGGACGGTCTGATGGATGCGGCGAAGAAAGTCCAGGCCCTAGGCGGGGACACCTATGGCTACGGACTACCGCTGGGTCGTGAAGAGGCGCAGGTCGAAAGCTCCCTGTGGCTCTGGGGCGCAGGGGGAGACTGGGACGTCGACGGCAACCTGGTCGCCGACCAGCCAACCGTCGTCGAAGCATTCACTCAGATGAAGGCAATGATCGACGCCGATGCGGTGCAACCTGATCCGGGAGCAACCAATCGCCAACAGGCAGCCGATCTGTTCAACAATGGCAAGCTGGGCATGATGGTTAGCCACTCCGGTCTGCTCGGCGTTACTCGCTCAGATTTCCCGGACGTTGAGTTTGCCCTAGCTCCCGTCCCCTCGAAAGAAGGCGAGCCCGTCGCCATTGGAGTTACTGACTTCATTCTGGCCTTTGATAACGGCGACGCTGACAAGAAGGCAGCAACGTCCGCATTCCTTGATCTTCTATACAGCGATGCGCTGTATGAGACCTGGTATCAGGGTACCGGCCTACTCCCGGTAACCAAGTCGATGATCGAGAAGGGCAAAGCTAACGATGCTGACAACGCAACGTTCTACGATGCTCTTGAGTACGTGAAGTTCCTCCCCGTTGGCAACCCACAGTGGGACTCGCTACAGGCGGCGCTTCAGGGTACCGCCGGGAGCATCCAAAGTGATGGTCCCGAAAGCGTTGTGCAATCGATCCAAGCTCAGCTTGACGCCGGTATGTAG